The following proteins are encoded in a genomic region of Oryza brachyantha chromosome 11, ObraRS2, whole genome shotgun sequence:
- the LOC102699441 gene encoding phospholipase A1 EG1, chloroplastic/mitochondrial-like, which yields MAAAPPVVVARRREECGSSGVPLASVWREVQGERDWEGMVGTSPAALHPLLRGEIVRYGELVAATYKAFDLDAGSKRYLNCKYGKARMLDEVGMAGAGYEVTRYIYASPDVVAALPGVGPAEPCPSRWIGYVAVATDEAVRRLGRRDIVVSFRGTVTGSEWVANMMSSLAPARFDPADPRPDVKVESGFLSVYTSDDATCRFTCGSCRNQLLSEVTRLINMYKHEDVSITLAGHSMGSSLALLLGYDLAELGLNRRAGAGAAVPITVFSFAGPRVGNTAFKNRCDELGVKVLRVVNVNDPITKLPGIFFNENSRVLGGRLELPWSSSCYTHVGVELALDFFEARDPACVHDLEAYLGLLKCPKMSKVMKEGEDLLSKAKKFVVEQSFDTWRWQMAAIQVGDLVQALGM from the coding sequence ATggcagcggcgccgcccgtggtggtggcgaggaggagggaggagtgTGGCAGCAGCGGGGTGCCGCTGGCGAGCGTGTGGCGGGAGGTGCAGGGGGAGAGGGACTGGGAGGGGATGGTGgggacctcgccggcggcgctgcaCCCGCTGCTCCGCGGCGAGATCGTCCGGTACGGGGAGCTGGTGGCGGCCACGTACAAGGCGTTCGACCTCGACGCCGGGTCCAAGAGGTACCTCAACTGCAAGTACGGCAAGGCGCGGATGCTCGACGAGGTCGGAATGGCCGGCGCCGGGTACGAGGTCACCAGGTACATCTACGCgtcgcccgacgtcgtcgccgcgctgcccgGCGTCGGCCCCGCCGAGCCGTGCCCGAGCCGGTGGATCGGGTACGTCGCCGTGGCGACGGACGAGGCGGTGCGCCGGCTGGGCCGCCGCGACATCGTTGTTTCGTTCCGCGGCACGGTCACCGGCTCCGAGTGGGTCGCCAACATGATGAGCTcgctggcgccggcgcggtTCGACCCGGCCGACCCCCGCCCCGACGTGAAGGTCGAGTCGGGCTTCCTCTCCGTCTACACCTCCGACGACGCCACCTGCCGGTTCACCTGCGGCAGCTGCCGGAACCAGCTCCTCTCCGAGGTGACGCGCCTCATCAACATGTACAAGCACGAGGACGTCAGCATCACACTCGCCGGCCACAGCATGGGCAGCTCGCTGGCGCTCCTCCTCGGCTACGACCTCGCCGAGCTCGGCCTcaaccgccgcgccggcgccggcgccgccgtcccgatCACCGTCTTCTCATTCGCCGGCCCAAGGGTCGGCAACACGGCGTTCAAGAACCGGTGCGACGAGCTCGGCGTGAAGGTTCTCCGGGTGGTGAACGTCAACGACCCGATCACCAAGCTCCCGGGCATATTCTTCAACGAGAATTCTAGGGTTCTGGGAGGCAGGCTGGAGCTGCCATGGAGCAGCTCGTGCTACACCCACGTAGGGGTGGAGCTTGCCCTAGACTTCTTCGAGGCAAGAGACCCCGCATGCGTTCATGACCTTGAAGCATACCTAGGGTTGCTCAAGTGCCCTAAGATGAGCAAGGTGATGAAAGAAGGGGAGGATCTCCTCAGCAAGGCCAAGAAATTTGTTGTTGAGCAAAGTTTTGACACTTGGAGGTGGCAAATGGCTGCAATTCAAGTTGGTGACTTGGTACAAGCACTAGGAATGTAG